The Labeo rohita strain BAU-BD-2019 unplaced genomic scaffold, IGBB_LRoh.1.0 scaffold_391, whole genome shotgun sequence genome window below encodes:
- the LOC127160575 gene encoding NACHT, LRR and PYD domains-containing protein 3 — MFQRSHFRAGQSRKASEIKDMEEDTPDKKRRYESRKEGGAPCPSCVSIKSTNSIDRPDNFRTGAVNPEATVFRKASEIKDMEEDTPAKKRRYESREEGGAPCPSCVSIKTTNSMDRPDNFRTGAVNSEAMACSEKTEVTGDLQDSYQAVDDAVKTVKATYKTSMQNKHERLFEGIRLEETLLNTVYTQLYIIEGEREGVNEKHEILQMETRARTQDTPIYCNDIFKPSPKPGCEEEDKIKTVLTKGIAGIGKTVSVQKFILDWAEGKANQDVDFMFVLPFRELNLIKDHQYSFHRLLLDLYPELQDLDPKIYEKCKVVFIFDGLDESRLTLMFSDAQNVCDVTETSSVGVLLSNLIRGDLIPSALIWITSRPAAVNEIPSKYINRLTEIQGFNDPQKEEYFRKRISDEHQFSRIISHIRKSRSLHIMCHIPVFCWVSSTVLQNILKQDINAEIPQTLTEMYIHFLLIQINMRNQKYEEIYPMKPLQFNREETMKLAKLAYNQLMKGNVIFYEEDLVECGIDVTEASVYSGICTEIFKYEFVNHQRKVYSFIHLSFQEFLAALYVFYCHIHNNKEVLNSFYKSEQMSLYMLLKAATDKSLQTGRLDLFLRFLLGISLESNQILLHDLLTYTENNRGAYYEITVYIKDRITGDEQLSADKSINLFLCLLELNNHTLYREIQRFVNSDKLSYTKLSLPHCSAIAYMLQMSDEVLNELNLMKFNTSDEGRRRLIPAVKNCRKALLSGCKLTDQCCESVATALQLNSSLRELDLSNNDLKDSGGMLLFDALKSSNCQLEKLRLSICNLTDRCCGSLASALQSSNSCLKELDLNNNNLKDSGVKLLSDALKSPNCQLDKLRLSGCMVTKEGCSHLATALSLNVSRLRELDLSYNQPEDSVLIARKEDPNCKLENIWLGASMIWQYLTTSPSTSEPPRVLVTKGSWVFSVLLKKEESDEPDLGDVQGIIC, encoded by the exons ATGTTCCAGCGAAGCCATTTCCGTGCAGGCCAGTCCAG AAAAGCATCTGAAATCAAAGATATGGAGGAGGACACTCCTGATAAAAAGCGTCGCTATGAGAGCAGAAAGGAGGGAGGTGCACCATGTCCCAGCTGTGTGTCCATAAAGTCTACAAATTCAATTGATCGACCCGATAACTTCAGAACTGGAGCTGTGAATCCTGAAGCCAC TGTTTTCAGAAAAGCATCTGAAATCAAGGATATGGAGGAGGACACTCCTGCTAAAAAGCGTCGCTATGAGAGCAGAGAGGAGGGAGGTGCACCATgtcccagctgtgtgtctataaAGACTACAAATTCAATGGATCGACCCGATAACTTCAGAACTGGAGCTGTGAATTCTGAAGCCAT GGCCTGCAGTGAGAAAACTGAAGTTACTGGTGACCTGCAGGATTCTTACCAAGCAGTGGATGATGCTGTTAAAACAGTCAAAGCCACTTATAAAACCAGCATGCAGAACAAGCATGAGCGCTTATTTGAGGGAATCAGACTAGAAGAGACCCTCCTAAACACAGTCTACACACAGCTCTACATCATagagggagaaagagaaggGGTGAATGAAAAACATGAGATTTTACAGATGGAGACAAGAGCCAGAACACAAGACACTCCAATCtactgcaatgacatctttaaacCCTCACCTAAACCTGGATGTGAGGAGGAAGACAAAATAAAGACTGTTCTTACAAAAGGCATAGCTGGAATTGGAAAAaccgtctctgtgcagaagttcattctggACTGGGCCGAGGGAAAAGCCAATCAAGAtgtagatttcatgtttgtgcttccATTTCGAGAGCTGAACTTGATTAAAGATCACCAGTACAGTTTTCACAGACTTCTGCTTGACTTATATCCTGAACTTCAAGATCTGGATCCAAAGATATATGAGAAGtgtaaagttgtgttcatctttgatggtctggatgaaagcagaTTAACACTTATGTTTTCAGATGCTCAAAATGTTTGTGATGTGACTGAGACTTCATCAGTGGGTGTGTTATTGTCAAATCTCATCAGAGGAGATCTgattccctctgctctcatctggatcacctccagaccagcagcagtcAATGAGATACCCTCAAAATATATCAACCGTCTGACAGAAATTCAGGGATTTAATGACCCTCAGAAGGAAGAgtatttcaggaagagaatcagtgatgaGCATCAATTcagcagaatcatctcacacatcagAAAATCAAGAAGCCTCCACATAATGTGTCACATCCCTGTCTTCTGCTGGGTCTCATCTACTGTGCTTCAAAACATCCTGAAACAAGATATCAATGCAGAAATCCctcaaactctgactgaaatgtacatccacttcctgcttattcagatcaacatgaGAAATCAGAAATATGAAGAGATCTATCCAATGAAACCCCTGCAGTTTAACAGAGAAGAGACTATGAAACTTGCCAAATTGGCTTACAATCAGCTGATGAAGGGCAATGTGATATTCTATGAGGAGGACCTGGTTGAGTGCGGCATAGATGTCACTGAAGCATCAGTGTATTCAGGCATTTGCACTGAGATCTTTAAGTATGAATTTGTGAATCATCAGAGGAAAGTCTACAGCTTTATACATCTTAGCTTTCAGGAGTTTCTTGCAGCTCTCTATGTGTTTTACTGCCACATACACAATAACAAGGAAGTACTAAATTCATTTTACAAATCTGAGCAAATGTCTTTGTACATGCTGCTTAAAGCCGCAACTGATAAATCATTGCAGACTGGACGCTTGGATCTTTTCCTTCGCTTCCTGCTGGGCATctcactggagtccaatcagaTACTCTTACATGATCTACTGACATACACAGAGAACAACAGAGGGGCCTATTATGAGATCACAGTATATATTAAAGATAGAATTACTGGTGATGAACAACTCTCAGCTGATaaatccatcaatctgtttcTCTGTCTGCTGGAACTGAATAATCATACTCTCTACAGAGAGATTCAGAGGTTTGTGAATTCAGATAAACTCTCATATACAAAACTCTCTCTCCCTCACTGCTCAGCAATAGCCTACATGCTTCAGATGTCAGATGAGGTGCTGAACGAACTGAACCTCATGAAATTCAACACATCAGATGAAGGCAGAAGGAGACTGATACCAGCTGTAAAGAACTGCAGAAAAGCCCT ACTGTCAGGTTGTAAACTCACTGATCAGTGTTGTGAAAGTGTGGCTACAGCTCTACAATTAAATTCCTCATTGAGAGAGCTtgacctgagtaacaatgacctgaaaGATTCAGGAGGGATGCTGCTCTTTGATGCACTGAAGAGTTCAAACTGCCAACTGGAAAAACTGAG ATTGTCCATCTGTAATTTAACTGACCGGTGTTGTGGAAGCCTGGCTTCAGCTCTTCAATCATCAAACTCCTGTCTAAAGGAGCTGGACCTGAATAACAATAACTTGaaagattcaggagtgaagctgctgTCGGATGcactgaagagtccaaactgccAACTGGACAAGCTGag ATtatctggctgtatggtgacaaaGGAAGGCTGCTCTCATCTGGCTACAGCTCTGAGTCTAAACGTCTCCCGtttgagagagctggatctgagctataATCAACCTGAAGATTCAGTGCTCATTGCTAGAAAGGAGGATCCAAACTGCAAACTGGAAAATATCTG gtTAGGTGCCAGCATGATTTGGCAGT aCCTCACTACATCGCCAAGCACGAGTGAACCACCAAGGGTGTTAGTGACCAAGGGATCATGGGTCTTTAGTGTTCTACTAAAGAAA gaGGAGTCTGATGAACCAGATCTTGGAGATGTTCAGGGGATCATTTGCTAG